In Rahnella sikkimica, the following are encoded in one genomic region:
- a CDS encoding LysR family transcriptional regulator — protein sequence MLKENFNELQMFLVVARERSFTKAASKLDVSQSAISHAIKALEERLNIRLLTRTTRSVTPTEAGERIIACLEPRLADLEQELETLLHLNGKTSGNIRLSAGEHSARSLVWPKLKPFLKQYPEISVELIVDNGFVNIVEGRFDAGIRLGESVDKDMIAVKIGPEIRMAVVGSPAYFAEHPIPQTPHDLQNHQCINMRLPTAGGVYHWEFEKDRKPLRVRVEGQLTFNLLSERIDAVQSGFGIACVPEDMIADLVKSGELVQILEEWCPYFSGYYLYYPSRKQHPPAFALLIDALRYSE from the coding sequence GTGCTGAAAGAAAACTTTAATGAATTGCAGATGTTTCTTGTCGTGGCACGTGAGAGAAGTTTTACCAAGGCGGCGAGCAAACTTGATGTTTCGCAGTCGGCCATCAGCCACGCGATCAAGGCGCTGGAAGAACGTCTGAATATCCGTCTTCTGACGCGCACCACCCGCAGCGTAACGCCGACGGAAGCAGGTGAACGCATTATTGCCTGCCTCGAGCCACGTCTGGCAGATCTTGAACAGGAGCTGGAAACGCTGCTTCATCTGAACGGCAAGACATCGGGGAATATCCGTCTTTCGGCGGGAGAGCATTCGGCACGCAGTCTGGTGTGGCCGAAGCTCAAACCGTTTCTGAAACAGTATCCGGAAATCAGTGTCGAGCTGATAGTCGATAACGGGTTTGTGAATATCGTCGAGGGCAGATTTGATGCCGGTATTCGTCTGGGCGAAAGCGTGGATAAGGATATGATTGCGGTAAAAATCGGCCCGGAGATCCGCATGGCGGTGGTCGGCTCTCCGGCATATTTCGCGGAGCATCCTATTCCGCAGACGCCGCATGATTTGCAGAATCATCAGTGCATTAATATGCGTTTACCGACCGCCGGTGGCGTGTATCACTGGGAGTTTGAGAAAGACAGAAAACCGCTGCGCGTGCGTGTTGAAGGGCAGCTGACATTCAACCTGCTGTCCGAAAGAATCGATGCCGTGCAGTCCGGGTTTGGGATTGCCTGCGTGCCGGAAGATATGATTGCGGATCTCGTGAAATCGGGCGAGCTGGTGCAGATCCTGGAAGAATGGTGCCCGTATTTCTCCGGTTATTATCTTTATTACCCGAGCCGGAAACAGCATCCGCCCGCTTTTGCGCTGCTGATTGATGCACTGCGTTATTCAGAATAG
- a CDS encoding EcsC family protein → MAEKLSEGRIMQALNWAYDKALDGTIPGTDSSYEMAENYLKGEEDLAAKVNSLIRWQNTKSATTGFVSGLGGIITMPVAIPASIATVIYVQIRMITAIAIMGGYDVKDDRVKALVYSCLAGNAAKDILKGTGIIIGSKMSTQLIKSISKETIVAINKRVGFRLLTKFGEKGAINLGKMIPLVGGVIGGTFDGISTNIVGNIARKTFIEGNAITDL, encoded by the coding sequence ATGGCTGAAAAGCTTAGTGAAGGCAGAATTATGCAAGCTCTTAATTGGGCTTATGATAAAGCATTGGATGGTACTATTCCGGGAACGGATTCATCTTATGAAATGGCTGAAAACTACCTGAAGGGGGAGGAGGACTTAGCGGCTAAGGTGAACTCTCTTATCAGATGGCAAAACACGAAATCTGCCACTACCGGATTTGTATCCGGTCTCGGAGGCATAATTACTATGCCGGTTGCAATTCCAGCAAGTATTGCAACCGTGATTTATGTCCAGATTCGCATGATAACCGCCATAGCTATCATGGGAGGATATGATGTTAAAGATGACCGCGTTAAGGCGCTCGTATACTCATGCCTCGCTGGAAATGCTGCAAAAGATATCCTCAAAGGAACAGGAATAATTATTGGTTCGAAGATGTCTACGCAGTTAATCAAGAGCATATCAAAGGAAACGATTGTCGCTATTAATAAGCGAGTTGGTTTTAGGCTTCTTACTAAATTTGGTGAAAAAGGTGCGATCAACTTAGGTAAAATGATTCCACTTGTAGGCGGCGTAATCGGCGGGACATTTGATGGAATTTCAACCAATATCGTCGGTAATATTGCGAGAAAAACCTTCATCGAAGGGAACGCTATAACCGATTTATAG
- a CDS encoding DUF6500 family protein has translation MRAEMREKIIITCEAKIVAKGSNVGLSFYAFFANKNDEPELLMEVAQWWIMEMRLNHFEKAEKIKFLVLAL, from the coding sequence ATGCGTGCAGAAATGAGGGAAAAAATCATCATAACGTGTGAGGCCAAAATAGTGGCCAAGGGCAGTAACGTAGGGCTGTCGTTCTATGCTTTTTTTGCCAATAAAAATGATGAACCTGAGTTGCTCATGGAAGTTGCGCAATGGTGGATTATGGAGATGAGACTGAATCACTTTGAAAAGGCTGAAAAGATAAAGTTCCTCGTTTTAGCCCTATGA
- a CDS encoding dTMP kinase: MNRQLFVSLDGPKGAGKTTLLEAITKVLRADNKKVIRLSEKKSDPCRGETMALVNRLARNPSVDLEREVCARFADSRAWISQQVLSKQPTDSIILMDRWYPSDAAFRRMVPFAEILQLNIERKVRTPDLHVGVVTAPEISWARAAARTRGLRSTVIHKLEEHVDCTQAFEREIAAQGWVLCRNEGTIEDATMQVISEIYKALGCSTSTGFAC; this comes from the coding sequence ATGAACCGTCAGCTGTTTGTTTCTCTGGATGGGCCGAAAGGAGCCGGTAAAACCACATTGCTGGAAGCCATCACGAAAGTACTCAGGGCAGACAACAAGAAGGTGATCCGACTCAGCGAGAAAAAAAGTGACCCCTGCAGGGGGGAAACAATGGCTCTGGTTAACAGGCTCGCCAGAAATCCCTCCGTGGATTTAGAACGGGAGGTTTGTGCGCGCTTTGCGGATAGCCGTGCCTGGATTTCGCAGCAAGTGCTAAGTAAACAGCCAACGGACAGCATTATCTTGATGGATCGCTGGTACCCGTCGGATGCCGCGTTTCGCCGGATGGTTCCGTTTGCAGAGATTTTACAGCTTAACATTGAACGTAAAGTGCGAACGCCAGACCTGCATGTCGGGGTTGTGACTGCGCCTGAAATTTCATGGGCGAGAGCCGCGGCCCGGACGCGTGGACTACGTAGTACAGTGATTCATAAGCTGGAAGAACATGTCGATTGTACCCAAGCGTTCGAGCGAGAAATTGCCGCTCAGGGCTGGGTTTTATGCCGTAATGAAGGAACGATTGAAGACGCCACGATGCAGGTGATATCTGAGATTTACAAAGCGCTAGGATGCTCCACCAGCACGGGTTTTGCGTGCTGA
- the mtfA gene encoding DgsA anti-repressor MtfA yields the protein MIKWPWKANDLKIEKSDAWNDALNIPLLSSLNEKEKQRLVQVASQLLTQKRLVPLQGIELTEQMQARIALLFALPVMELGASWLDGFHEILLYPSPFVVDSPWQDENGLVHAGSQIHAGQSWDQGPIVLNWQDIEDSFDNSGFNLVIHEAAHKLDMRNGGEVSGIPPISLRDVVAWEHDLQAAMQNLQDEIDTVGEEAASMDAYAATDPAECFAVLSEYFFSAPELLSERFPLVYGHFTRFYQQDPLARQLRGQRCDC from the coding sequence ATGATTAAGTGGCCGTGGAAAGCGAATGACCTGAAAATTGAAAAATCGGACGCGTGGAATGACGCTCTGAATATCCCGCTATTATCTTCCCTTAACGAGAAGGAAAAACAGCGGCTGGTTCAGGTCGCCAGTCAGTTGCTGACGCAAAAGCGGCTGGTTCCGTTGCAGGGCATCGAACTGACAGAACAGATGCAGGCGCGCATCGCCCTGCTGTTTGCCCTGCCGGTGATGGAACTGGGCGCATCCTGGCTCGATGGTTTTCATGAGATTCTGCTCTACCCTTCCCCTTTCGTCGTCGATTCCCCGTGGCAGGATGAAAACGGTCTGGTTCACGCCGGTTCGCAAATCCATGCCGGACAAAGCTGGGATCAGGGCCCGATTGTGCTTAACTGGCAGGACATCGAAGATTCGTTCGATAACTCCGGTTTCAATCTGGTGATCCACGAAGCGGCGCATAAACTCGATATGCGCAACGGCGGCGAAGTCAGCGGCATTCCGCCGATATCGCTGCGTGATGTGGTGGCGTGGGAACATGATTTGCAGGCCGCCATGCAAAACCTGCAAGATGAGATCGACACCGTCGGCGAAGAAGCCGCCAGCATGGACGCCTACGCCGCGACCGATCCGGCAGAATGCTTTGCGGTGTTATCGGAATACTTTTTTAGTGCGCCAGAACTGCTTTCGGAACGTTTTCCACTGGTATACGGTCATTTCACACGTTTTTACCAGCAGGACCCGCTGGCAAGGCAACTTCGCGGTCAGCGCTGCGATTGTTAA
- a CDS encoding EAL domain-containing protein, protein MSGNPVTPGHPLIAYRRDINGNGVLIGVDGYFLHNILDLLSTHTYLALQVGDQWMDSKGKIHQGENWPDGERIAQHSDQYPYQMKLVIRNGDHWRYIFDYATASLVLFPLLGVFVAFMTYMLLGRFGGPVSALKDALAKKQFIPFLQPVVDGTHHQLTGCEVLMRWQHPQSGLIPPYQFIPLAEESGLIVPMTRLMMAQIRDQFGPQATQLPDDFHFGFNICAGHFKDLTLVEDCKAFLHAFKDKPIKLVLELTERELIESSEITHSLFGALRRMGVLIAMDDFGTGHSSLTYLQKFHIDILKIDQSFIGRIGTDALAGHIVDNVIDLAKRLQMIIVAEGIETQTQIDYLTPYHLEYFQGYFFGKPMPTTEFMEKWL, encoded by the coding sequence ATGAGTGGCAACCCTGTTACGCCGGGCCATCCGCTGATTGCTTACCGCCGTGATATCAACGGCAACGGTGTACTGATTGGCGTGGATGGCTATTTCCTGCATAACATTCTGGATTTACTCAGCACGCACACCTATCTGGCGTTACAGGTAGGCGACCAGTGGATGGACAGCAAAGGTAAAATTCATCAGGGCGAAAACTGGCCGGACGGTGAACGGATAGCCCAGCATTCAGACCAATACCCTTATCAGATGAAACTGGTGATCCGTAACGGCGATCACTGGCGTTATATCTTTGATTACGCCACCGCCAGCCTGGTGCTTTTCCCGCTGCTCGGCGTATTCGTTGCCTTTATGACTTACATGTTGCTGGGCCGCTTCGGAGGTCCTGTTTCCGCGCTCAAAGATGCGCTGGCGAAAAAACAATTTATTCCCTTCCTGCAACCGGTGGTGGACGGCACTCACCACCAGCTCACCGGCTGCGAAGTGCTGATGCGCTGGCAGCATCCGCAATCGGGCCTGATCCCGCCGTATCAGTTCATTCCGCTGGCCGAAGAAAGCGGGCTGATTGTGCCGATGACCCGCCTGATGATGGCGCAGATTCGCGATCAGTTTGGCCCGCAGGCCACGCAACTGCCGGATGATTTCCATTTCGGTTTCAACATCTGCGCCGGACATTTCAAAGACCTGACGCTGGTGGAAGACTGCAAAGCGTTTCTGCACGCCTTTAAAGATAAACCGATCAAACTGGTGCTGGAGCTGACCGAACGCGAACTGATCGAATCGAGTGAAATCACCCACAGCCTGTTCGGTGCGCTGCGCAGAATGGGCGTACTGATTGCCATGGACGATTTTGGTACCGGTCATTCCAGCCTGACGTACCTGCAAAAATTCCACATCGACATCCTCAAAATCGACCAGAGCTTTATTGGCCGTATCGGGACGGACGCGCTGGCTGGGCATATCGTGGATAACGTGATTGATCTGGCGAAGCGTTTGCAGATGATCATTGTGGCGGAAGGGATTGAAACGCAGACGCAGATCGATTACCTGACGCCCTATCATCTGGAATATTTTCAGGGTTATTTTTTCGGAAAGCCGATGCCGACAACAGAATTTATGGAAAAATGGCTGTAA
- a CDS encoding CSS-motif domain-containing protein gives MALNWLNRPHIRICLSVLAFFIVAALGTLAISWQTSQGLRRDTTASLAQSVRLVDMTLNNASTAADSVQNLVGKECDQNVIQALRWEVARVPNVRTVNLYRGDSIYCTSLFGKKSITFPQGNTTAGSCF, from the coding sequence TTGGCCCTGAATTGGTTAAACCGACCGCATATCAGAATTTGCCTGTCCGTACTGGCATTTTTTATTGTTGCCGCACTGGGAACGCTGGCCATTTCCTGGCAAACCTCACAGGGATTACGCCGGGATACCACCGCCAGCCTGGCGCAATCTGTCCGCCTCGTCGACATGACGCTCAATAACGCCTCGACCGCCGCCGATTCAGTACAAAATCTGGTCGGCAAAGAATGCGATCAAAACGTCATTCAGGCGTTGCGCTGGGAAGTCGCGCGGGTGCCGAACGTGCGTACCGTTAACCTTTATCGTGGCGATTCCATCTACTGCACTTCGCTGTTTGGTAAAAAATCGATTACGTTTCCACAGGGAAATACAACGGCGGGGAGTTGCTTCTGA
- a CDS encoding alpha/beta fold hydrolase, whose translation MFPRLKLLFCAAVLTLSVTAPAFAADAPSYGPQLQGFDYPYPVKQYSFTSQGAPLQMGYLDVAPTGHKNGQTVVLMHGKNFCAATWGDTIRALALKGYRVIAPDQIGFCSSTKPGHYQYSFQQLANNTHDLLKSLNIKKAVIVGHSTGGMLATRYSLMFAPEVSKLVLVNPIGLEDWKAKGVPYRTVDQWYDRELKTSADSIKQYELKTYYVNKWKPEYDRWVDMLAGLNNGPGHKLVAWNSALIYDMIFTQPVFYEFKNIRVPTTLMIGTSDTTAIGSDIAPPAVKAKIGNYKVLGKQAAKLIPHAKLIEFTGLGHAPQMEEPEKFNAALLKTLAR comes from the coding sequence ATGTTTCCCCGTTTGAAATTGCTCTTTTGCGCTGCTGTTTTAACCCTTTCCGTGACCGCGCCTGCTTTTGCGGCCGACGCGCCTTCTTACGGTCCGCAATTACAGGGTTTTGATTACCCTTATCCGGTCAAACAATATTCCTTTACCTCGCAGGGTGCGCCGCTGCAAATGGGGTATCTCGACGTCGCGCCGACCGGGCATAAAAATGGCCAGACGGTAGTGCTGATGCACGGTAAGAATTTCTGCGCCGCCACCTGGGGCGATACCATCCGGGCGCTGGCGCTGAAAGGTTATCGCGTGATTGCGCCCGATCAGATTGGGTTCTGTTCCTCCACCAAGCCGGGGCATTATCAGTACAGCTTCCAGCAACTGGCGAACAACACGCATGACCTGCTGAAAAGCCTCAATATTAAGAAAGCGGTGATTGTCGGGCATTCCACCGGCGGGATGCTGGCGACCCGATACAGCCTGATGTTTGCGCCGGAAGTGTCAAAACTGGTGCTGGTGAATCCGATCGGGCTGGAAGACTGGAAAGCCAAAGGCGTACCTTACCGGACGGTGGATCAGTGGTATGACCGTGAGCTGAAAACCTCGGCGGACAGCATTAAACAGTACGAGCTGAAAACCTATTACGTGAATAAGTGGAAGCCGGAATATGACCGCTGGGTCGATATGCTGGCCGGGCTGAACAACGGGCCGGGGCATAAACTGGTGGCATGGAACTCGGCGCTGATTTACGACATGATTTTCACCCAGCCGGTGTTTTACGAATTCAAAAACATTCGTGTGCCGACGACTTTAATGATCGGGACATCCGATACGACGGCTATTGGCAGCGATATCGCGCCGCCTGCGGTGAAAGCGAAAATCGGCAACTACAAAGTGCTGGGTAAACAAGCCGCGAAGCTGATCCCACATGCGAAGCTGATTGAGTTTACCGGATTAGGGCACGCGCCGCAGATGGAAGAACCGGAGAAATTCAACGCCGCGTTGCTGAAAACCCTGGCGCGCTGA
- a CDS encoding phenolic acid decarboxylase, protein MSSFDKHDLSGFVGKHVVYTYDNGWNYEIYVKNAETLDYRIHSGLVGNRWVKDQRAYIVRVASDVYKISWTEPTGTDVSLIVNLADNVFHGTIFFPRWIMNNPEKTVCFQNDHIPLMNSYRDAGPAYPTEVIDEFATITFVRDCGADNDSVIDCAASELPANFPDNLR, encoded by the coding sequence ATGAGCAGCTTCGACAAACATGACCTGAGCGGTTTCGTGGGCAAACACGTTGTTTACACTTACGATAACGGCTGGAACTACGAAATTTATGTGAAAAACGCCGAAACGCTGGATTACCGCATTCACAGCGGCCTGGTCGGCAATCGCTGGGTGAAAGACCAGCGCGCGTATATCGTCCGTGTCGCGTCTGATGTCTACAAAATTTCATGGACTGAACCGACCGGCACCGACGTCAGCCTGATTGTGAATCTGGCCGACAACGTGTTCCACGGCACCATCTTCTTCCCGCGCTGGATCATGAACAATCCGGAAAAAACCGTCTGCTTCCAGAACGATCATATTCCGCTGATGAATTCATACCGCGACGCCGGGCCGGCGTATCCGACCGAAGTGATCGACGAATTCGCCACCATCACTTTTGTGCGTGACTGCGGCGCGGATAACGACAGCGTCATTGACTGCGCCGCCAGTGAATTACCGGCTAACTTCCCGGACAACCTGCGTTAA
- a CDS encoding LysR family transcriptional regulator has product MALPRTTLEQWVVLQTVIEQGSYAQAAQVLNRSQSSVSYALSGLQERLGLSLLEIHGRKAVLTEQGRALLVQASPLITAFLQLEHRAAGLKDGVRTELSLVVDSVFPKNRLFRALKAFQQQFPDTRVHLTEILRGESIAQLNERSADLYITTLAPENAIHGRFLLDVDFVPVAKSDHALLQLPVPLTAQDLARFPLISVADRHLPRTDNHSSGTIANWTFTTVGAAMEAIAVGVGYGWLPLETVQSALDNGQLSRLALSARTVRQTALYMALDNESERFDQTVSALAKSILTECGLLP; this is encoded by the coding sequence ATGGCACTTCCGCGAACAACACTCGAACAATGGGTGGTCTTACAAACGGTTATCGAGCAGGGCAGTTATGCCCAGGCGGCGCAGGTGCTGAACCGCAGCCAGTCATCGGTCAGTTACGCACTGAGCGGTTTGCAGGAACGGCTCGGGTTGTCACTGCTGGAAATCCACGGACGTAAGGCGGTGCTGACCGAGCAGGGGCGCGCGCTGCTGGTTCAGGCCAGCCCGCTGATAACGGCTTTTTTGCAACTGGAGCATCGCGCCGCCGGTTTGAAAGACGGCGTGCGCACCGAACTCAGTCTGGTGGTGGACAGCGTGTTTCCGAAAAATCGTCTGTTCCGCGCCCTGAAAGCGTTTCAGCAGCAATTCCCGGATACCCGCGTACATCTGACAGAGATCCTGCGCGGCGAAAGCATTGCGCAACTTAATGAGCGTTCGGCGGATTTGTACATCACCACGCTGGCGCCGGAGAATGCGATACACGGGCGCTTTTTACTGGACGTCGATTTTGTGCCGGTGGCGAAAAGCGATCATGCATTGCTGCAACTTCCCGTTCCGTTGACGGCGCAGGATCTGGCGCGGTTCCCGCTGATCAGCGTCGCGGACCGGCATCTGCCACGCACCGATAATCATTCATCGGGGACGATTGCGAACTGGACATTTACCACCGTTGGCGCGGCGATGGAGGCGATTGCGGTGGGGGTCGGATACGGCTGGCTGCCACTGGAAACGGTGCAAAGCGCGCTGGATAACGGCCAGCTGAGTCGTCTGGCGTTATCGGCCAGAACGGTGCGGCAAACGGCGTTGTATATGGCGCTGGATAATGAATCGGAACGGTTTGATCAGACCGTCAGCGCGCTGGCAAAAAGCATTCTGACGGAATGTGGGTTGCTGCCCTGA
- a CDS encoding phosphoethanolamine transferase, giving the protein MRYLLPKISYFKLTLLLTLYFTFVVNLPILLHFYRILNALPAYNLLFALTIPVALFAALNFVFTPFSFRPLLKPFFIIVLPLSALASFAMMTYQVVFDRGMIENIIETQSAEATSYLNLKVVLWFVFTGILPAVLLFLTPVAYEKTALRRLGVRLVSMVISLLVVASIAGMFYKDYASVGRNNRTLNLEIVPTNYLYSAFQYMNHRYFTPKVPFQTLGNDAKLVQQPGQKPNLVFLIVGETARAQNQSSNGYAKPTNQYTQAIPDVVYFNKMTSCGTATAISVPCMFSNMKRTDYDANRARNSEGLLDILHKSGVSVFWKDNDEGCKGVCDRVPNVIIDTKKDGKYCDGDTCYDMALMQNIDDDIRPDGKNTLIALHLIGSHGPTYYKRYPPEFRKFVPDCPRSDIENCSQEQLVNTYDNTLLYTDYLVSQVIEKAKQYQDKYNVAVIYLSDHGESLGENGLYLHGTPYSVAPAQQTHVPMLFWLSEGYTKAQGIDLQCLKASAAKDDVSQDNLFHTVLSVMNVQTTERDPQLDILAACKAPHA; this is encoded by the coding sequence TTGCGCTATTTATTGCCGAAGATCAGCTACTTTAAGCTGACCTTGCTTTTGACTCTGTATTTTACCTTTGTCGTTAACCTGCCCATTTTATTGCACTTTTACCGCATCCTTAATGCGTTGCCGGCCTACAATCTCTTATTTGCGCTGACGATCCCGGTGGCGCTTTTCGCCGCGCTGAACTTTGTGTTCACCCCGTTCAGTTTCCGCCCGCTGCTTAAGCCTTTCTTTATTATTGTGCTGCCGCTCAGTGCGCTGGCCAGTTTCGCGATGATGACTTATCAGGTGGTGTTTGACCGCGGCATGATCGAAAACATCATAGAAACCCAGTCCGCCGAAGCAACGTCTTACCTGAACCTGAAGGTGGTGCTGTGGTTTGTGTTCACCGGTATCCTGCCCGCTGTGCTGCTGTTTTTAACGCCCGTTGCGTATGAGAAAACCGCGCTGCGCCGTCTGGGCGTGCGTCTGGTGTCCATGGTCATTTCCCTGCTGGTGGTCGCGTCCATTGCCGGTATGTTCTACAAAGATTACGCTTCGGTGGGCCGCAACAACCGCACCCTGAATCTGGAAATCGTGCCGACGAATTACCTGTACAGCGCTTTCCAGTACATGAATCACCGCTATTTCACGCCAAAAGTGCCATTCCAGACGCTGGGCAACGATGCCAAACTGGTGCAGCAACCGGGACAGAAACCCAATCTGGTGTTCCTGATTGTGGGTGAAACCGCGCGTGCGCAAAACCAGTCGTCCAACGGCTATGCCAAACCGACCAATCAGTACACGCAGGCAATCCCGGATGTAGTGTATTTCAACAAAATGACGTCCTGCGGAACGGCGACGGCGATTTCCGTTCCCTGCATGTTCTCGAACATGAAGCGCACCGACTACGACGCCAACCGCGCACGTAACAGCGAAGGGTTACTGGATATTCTGCATAAATCCGGTGTTTCCGTTTTCTGGAAAGACAACGACGAAGGGTGTAAAGGCGTCTGCGACCGCGTGCCAAACGTCATTATCGACACCAAAAAAGACGGCAAATATTGCGATGGCGATACCTGTTACGACATGGCGCTAATGCAGAATATTGACGACGATATCCGCCCGGACGGCAAAAACACGCTGATCGCACTGCACCTGATTGGCAGCCACGGCCCGACGTATTACAAACGCTATCCGCCGGAATTCCGCAAGTTCGTGCCGGATTGCCCGCGTAGCGATATCGAAAACTGTTCGCAGGAACAGCTGGTGAATACCTACGATAACACCCTGCTCTACACCGATTATCTGGTGTCTCAGGTAATTGAAAAGGCGAAGCAGTATCAGGATAAGTACAACGTGGCGGTGATTTATCTTTCCGATCACGGCGAGTCTTTGGGTGAAAACGGTTTGTATCTGCACGGCACGCCCTACAGCGTGGCACCGGCCCAGCAGACGCACGTTCCGATGCTGTTCTGGCTGTCAGAGGGTTATACAAAGGCCCAGGGCATCGACCTGCAATGCCTGAAAGCCAGTGCGGCGAAAGACGATGTGTCGCAGGATAATCTGTTCCATACCGTGCTCAGCGTCATGAACGTGCAAACCACGGAACGCGACCCGCAGCTGGATATTCTTGCAGCCTGCAAAGCCCCGCACGCCTGA
- the lpxA gene encoding acyl-ACP--UDP-N-acetylglucosamine O-acyltransferase translates to MISSSATIAASSIIEPGVVIGPHVVIGPFCFISAGVHIGEGTRVASHVVINGDTRIGRNNMIGMESSIGEVSQDLKYAGEAAGLEIGDDNKIGRHATFHRGTAQGGGFTRIGHRNVFDGGVHIGHDCQVGNDTFIGENSGLAGHVTLGDTARIEAMCAVHQFCIVGAGAYLLANTCVVQDVPPYILAQGNRAVPKGINEQATVFAAADDAQQNVIRHLYDLLYHQQAAADEVKTEIQRLSAEFPLLQCFNEFFTRSARGIIR, encoded by the coding sequence TTGATTTCATCTTCGGCCACTATTGCGGCCAGCAGTATCATAGAACCCGGTGTCGTTATCGGGCCGCACGTTGTTATCGGGCCTTTTTGCTTTATTTCCGCCGGTGTTCACATCGGGGAAGGAACGCGTGTTGCCTCACACGTCGTGATTAACGGCGACACACGCATCGGGCGTAACAACATGATAGGAATGGAATCTTCAATCGGGGAAGTCAGTCAGGATTTAAAATATGCCGGTGAGGCCGCCGGTCTGGAAATCGGTGACGACAACAAGATTGGTCGCCACGCAACCTTTCATCGCGGCACCGCGCAGGGCGGCGGTTTTACGCGGATCGGCCATCGTAATGTTTTCGACGGCGGCGTGCATATCGGGCATGACTGTCAGGTCGGCAACGACACATTTATCGGTGAAAACAGCGGGCTGGCGGGGCATGTCACACTGGGCGATACGGCGCGAATCGAGGCCATGTGCGCGGTGCATCAGTTTTGTATCGTCGGCGCAGGCGCGTATCTGCTGGCCAATACCTGTGTGGTGCAGGATGTGCCGCCGTACATTCTGGCACAAGGCAATCGCGCCGTACCGAAAGGGATTAATGAGCAGGCCACGGTTTTTGCCGCCGCTGACGACGCGCAGCAGAATGTGATCCGGCATTTGTACGATTTGCTGTATCACCAGCAGGCGGCGGCAGACGAAGTGAAAACGGAAATTCAGCGGCTGAGTGCAGAATTCCCTTTATTGCAGTGCTTCAATGAATTTTTCACCCGTTCAGCGCGCGGTATTATCCGCTGA
- a CDS encoding DUF2891 domain-containing protein: MTMTTTLSPEMASRFASLALNHLTREFPNKLMHAMSSAADAQTPRQLHPIFYGSYDWHSCVHGYWLLLRLLDRFPDLPQAEAIIAVVSAHFTDENVAGEMAYLRQPQHAGFERPYGWAWFLALTQQLHEMALPQSAHWAKTLAPMSRFFEKSFADFLPKATYPLRVGSHFNTAFALALTLDYARRVKHHKLAELIEETALRWHLEDVHCQAWEPGGDEFLSPSLMEAELMRRVLPGDAFVTWFGRFLPDLAHSQPATLFTPATVTDRSDGKIGHLDGLNLSRAWCQRSLASALPAGDPRAALLRQTAEAHLHSALDHLDSTYMGEHWLATFALLALEA, from the coding sequence ATGACGATGACGACAACACTTTCGCCGGAAATGGCCTCGCGCTTTGCCTCGCTGGCGCTGAATCATTTGACGCGTGAGTTTCCGAATAAACTGATGCACGCCATGAGCAGCGCCGCAGACGCGCAGACGCCGCGCCAGCTGCACCCGATTTTCTATGGCAGCTACGACTGGCATTCCTGCGTTCACGGCTACTGGTTATTACTGCGTTTGCTGGATCGCTTTCCGGATTTACCGCAAGCCGAAGCGATTATTGCCGTGGTCAGCGCGCATTTCACCGACGAGAACGTGGCCGGTGAAATGGCCTATCTGCGCCAGCCTCAGCACGCCGGATTTGAACGGCCTTATGGCTGGGCCTGGTTTCTGGCGCTGACGCAGCAGTTACACGAAATGGCGTTGCCACAGTCGGCGCACTGGGCAAAAACGCTGGCACCGATGAGCCGGTTCTTTGAGAAAAGTTTTGCGGATTTTCTGCCGAAAGCCACCTATCCGCTGCGCGTCGGCAGCCATTTCAATACGGCCTTTGCGCTGGCACTGACGCTTGATTACGCCCGCCGCGTAAAGCATCACAAACTGGCGGAACTGATTGAGGAAACGGCGCTGCGCTGGCATCTGGAAGATGTTCATTGTCAGGCGTGGGAACCGGGCGGCGATGAATTTCTTTCGCCGTCGCTGATGGAGGCAGAGCTGATGCGCCGCGTGTTACCGGGCGACGCGTTTGTGACGTGGTTCGGGCGTTTCCTGCCGGACTTAGCGCACAGCCAGCCAGCAACGCTGTTCACGCCGGCCACGGTCACCGACCGCAGCGACGGGAAAATCGGCCATCTGGACGGGCTGAACCTGAGCCGCGCCTGGTGCCAGCGTTCCCTTGCGTCGGCATTACCGGCGGGCGATCCGCGCGCGGCGCTGCTGCGCCAGACGGCAGAAGCCCATCTGCACAGCGCGCTGGATCACCTCGACAGTACGTATATGGGCGAACACTGGCTGGCAACGTTTGCGCTTTTAGCCCTCGAAGCCTGA